One part of the Marinobacterium rhizophilum genome encodes these proteins:
- a CDS encoding YciC family protein, protein MTFEYIRQSLFFFRRHFGTIARIQLPFIIGLNLLGLLLESGIEADSSQMHTGTGLLMLLNLTLLPVYWGATILFLQSAVDSRPLSAFQAVALSLKYWRRLLITYLLSGFAVTLGLMLLIVPGIYVGVRLVFADYICLLEDKKPVASLRQSWGESEAYFGLLLKGLLIIFGGLFLIEAPILLLAEKAGFSNPTFEGLLSVAFDLMGTLVTIYGFRIYSLMRSESTPA, encoded by the coding sequence ATGACTTTTGAATATATCCGCCAGAGCCTGTTTTTCTTTCGCAGGCACTTCGGCACCATCGCCCGCATACAGCTGCCTTTTATTATCGGCCTCAACCTGCTCGGCCTGCTGCTGGAATCCGGCATCGAAGCCGACAGCAGCCAGATGCATACCGGCACCGGCCTGCTGATGCTGCTCAACCTCACCCTGCTGCCCGTCTACTGGGGCGCCACCATCCTGTTTCTGCAGTCCGCGGTCGACAGCCGCCCGCTGAGCGCCTTCCAGGCCGTGGCCCTGAGCCTGAAATACTGGCGGCGCCTGCTGATTACCTACCTTCTGAGCGGTTTCGCCGTCACCCTGGGGCTGATGCTGCTGATCGTGCCCGGTATCTACGTGGGTGTGCGCCTGGTGTTCGCCGACTACATCTGCCTGCTCGAGGACAAAAAGCCGGTCGCCTCGCTACGCCAGAGCTGGGGTGAGTCCGAGGCCTACTTCGGGTTGCTGCTCAAAGGCCTGCTGATCATTTTTGGCGGTCTTTTCCTGATCGAGGCGCCGATACTGCTGCTGGCCGAGAAAGCCGGTTTCAGCAACCCCACCTTCGAGGGCCTGCTCAGCGTCGCCTTTGACCTGATGGGCACCCTGGTGACCATTTACGGCTTTCGCATCTACTCGCTGATGCGCAGCGAAAGCACTCCGGCCTGA
- a CDS encoding methyltransferase, translating to MIDPAFNLLLPHIQGAPPQSLWLADENLLGAQLAPRSNIRMIANRLDLVQAARARGWQADWSDFDLSAIPAGSIARVIYRVSKEKPLVHHNINQALRVLRTGGELMLSGDKGEGIKGYLERTRTLFAGQGDFEKASANCWLGVFTRPEQPGLTLDDKNYAQLREACADTQFQYWSKPGVFGWDKIDKGSAFLIEHLDTFVTELPAPPARILDLGCGYGYLSLQAARLGAPVTATDNNAAAIAACERNFAAHGIRGEVIPASCGDGIDGPFELILCNPPFHAGFSVEDDLTERFLSAAARLLARNGIAAFVVNRQIMLERRAASRFARIQTLAENRSFKLVLLAGAKTGA from the coding sequence ATGATCGATCCGGCCTTCAACCTGTTGCTGCCCCATATACAGGGCGCTCCACCGCAGAGCCTCTGGCTGGCAGACGAGAACCTGCTCGGTGCCCAACTGGCACCGCGCAGTAATATCCGCATGATTGCCAACCGCCTCGACCTGGTGCAGGCCGCGCGCGCACGCGGCTGGCAGGCCGACTGGTCCGACTTTGACCTGAGCGCCATCCCCGCAGGCTCCATTGCCCGGGTGATCTACCGTGTATCCAAGGAAAAACCGCTGGTCCACCACAACATCAACCAGGCGCTGCGGGTACTCAGAACCGGCGGTGAGCTGATGCTCAGCGGCGACAAGGGTGAGGGCATCAAGGGCTACCTCGAGCGCACCCGCACGCTGTTTGCCGGCCAGGGCGACTTCGAGAAAGCCAGTGCCAACTGCTGGCTTGGCGTCTTCACCCGGCCGGAACAGCCCGGCCTGACGCTGGATGACAAAAATTACGCGCAGCTGCGTGAGGCCTGTGCGGATACGCAATTCCAGTACTGGAGCAAGCCAGGCGTGTTTGGCTGGGACAAGATCGACAAGGGCAGTGCCTTTCTGATCGAGCACCTCGACACCTTTGTAACAGAACTGCCAGCACCGCCCGCACGCATTCTGGACCTGGGTTGCGGTTATGGCTACCTGTCGCTCCAGGCGGCTCGCCTGGGCGCACCGGTGACCGCGACCGACAACAATGCCGCGGCCATCGCCGCCTGCGAACGCAATTTCGCCGCACACGGCATTCGCGGCGAGGTTATTCCCGCCAGTTGCGGCGATGGCATTGACGGGCCCTTCGAGCTGATCCTGTGCAACCCGCCCTTCCATGCCGGCTTCAGCGTCGAGGACGACCTGACAGAACGCTTTCTGAGCGCCGCCGCGCGCCTGCTTGCCCGCAACGGCATTGCCGCCTTCGTGGTGAACCGACAAATCATGCTGGAACGCCGCGCCGCCTCGCGTTTCGCACGCATCCAGACCCTGGCCGAAAACCGCAGCTTCAAGCTGGTGTTGCTGGCCGGAGCCAAAACAGGAGCCTGA
- a CDS encoding pseudouridine synthase: protein MRLDKYLSQATGISRKEIHRIMHRGDVSLNGSEAVNPAQHIEPGVDSVCLNDQPVGAPGPRYLMLYKPEGYVSASDDPSHPTVNSLVDLPRNDELHCCGRLDIDATGLMLLTDDGKWSHRITSPRHKLPKRYRVETADPIDASAVQAFQEGIKLHGEHKLTKPAELDILAPHEALVYLTEGRYHQVKRMFAALGNKVTALHREQIGPISLDPQLAPGEYRALTDAEVASILP from the coding sequence ATGAGACTGGACAAGTATCTATCCCAGGCAACAGGGATTTCACGCAAGGAAATACACCGCATCATGCACCGCGGTGATGTCAGCCTTAACGGCAGCGAAGCTGTGAATCCCGCCCAGCATATTGAACCTGGGGTCGACAGCGTCTGCCTCAATGACCAGCCTGTCGGCGCCCCCGGGCCACGCTACCTGATGCTGTACAAGCCCGAAGGCTATGTCAGCGCCAGCGACGACCCCAGCCACCCGACGGTCAACAGCCTGGTGGATCTCCCCCGCAACGATGAACTGCACTGCTGTGGTCGCCTCGACATCGATGCCACCGGGCTGATGCTGCTCACCGACGATGGCAAGTGGTCCCATCGCATCACCTCGCCGCGCCACAAACTGCCCAAGCGCTACCGGGTCGAAACTGCCGATCCGATTGACGCCTCGGCGGTACAGGCCTTCCAGGAAGGTATCAAGCTGCATGGCGAACACAAGCTGACCAAGCCGGCCGAACTCGATATCCTGGCGCCCCATGAAGCCCTCGTTTACCTGACCGAAGGTCGCTACCACCAGGTCAAGCGCATGTTCGCGGCGCTCGGCAACAAGGTCACGGCACTGCATCGCGAGCAGATCGGCCCCATCAGCCTGGACCCGCAACTCGCACCCGGCGAATACCGTGCCCTCACGGACGCAGAGGTTGCCAGCATCCTGCCATGA
- a CDS encoding 6-carboxytetrahydropterin synthase — translation MKLFVDNLTNVDFSYLHPQRGLLGESWLVQLVLDGRLNDEGMICDFGIVKKAVKAWMDKHIDHALLVATGLPRLQHREHNGETQVDWLYPDGQHFYCRSPQQAITLVGEPDINPHTLSAWCTEQVLALFPDEVQGLELTFVPERIEGAFYHYSHGLHQHDGNCQRIAHGHRSKIEIYLDDQREEGLEAEWGERLRDIYIGTRSHLISEADGLHHYRYDAPQGEFELKLPAQYCYDIDTETTVEQIAQHLAGAIKQEHPGNAVLVRAFEGVGKGAIAVA, via the coding sequence GTGAAACTGTTTGTCGATAACCTTACCAACGTCGATTTCTCCTACCTTCACCCGCAGCGCGGATTGCTGGGGGAGTCCTGGCTGGTGCAGCTGGTGCTGGATGGCCGGCTCAACGACGAGGGCATGATCTGCGACTTTGGTATCGTCAAGAAGGCGGTCAAGGCCTGGATGGACAAGCATATTGACCATGCGCTGCTGGTGGCGACCGGCTTGCCGCGCCTGCAGCATCGCGAGCACAACGGCGAAACCCAGGTTGACTGGCTCTATCCCGACGGCCAGCACTTCTACTGCCGTTCGCCGCAGCAGGCCATTACGCTGGTGGGCGAGCCGGATATCAATCCCCACACCCTGTCGGCCTGGTGCACGGAGCAGGTGCTGGCGCTCTTTCCCGATGAAGTACAGGGGCTGGAGCTGACCTTCGTGCCCGAACGTATCGAGGGTGCTTTCTATCATTACAGTCACGGCCTGCATCAGCACGATGGCAACTGCCAGCGCATTGCCCACGGCCATCGCTCTAAGATCGAGATCTATCTCGATGATCAGCGCGAAGAAGGGCTGGAGGCCGAGTGGGGCGAGCGTTTGCGCGATATCTACATCGGCACGAGGTCGCACCTGATCAGCGAAGCGGACGGGCTGCATCACTATCGCTACGACGCACCCCAGGGCGAGTTTGAACTCAAGCTACCGGCACAGTATTGCTACGATATCGATACCGAAACGACGGTTGAACAGATTGCACAGCACCTGGCTGGCGCCATCAAGCAGGAACACCCCGGCAATGCCGTGCTGGTGCGCGCGTTTGAAGGTGTTGGCAAGGGCGCCATCGCCGTCGCCTAG